A genomic segment from Sander vitreus isolate 19-12246 chromosome 3, sanVit1, whole genome shotgun sequence encodes:
- the gipr gene encoding glucagon receptor, whose translation MKASDTFLILFLLHRTLCVSGRTVKDTVEEWNRYRKECLLQMSTEPRPKGVFCGRMFDMYACWSDGKPNSTVKVPCPWYLPWYNQVRNGFVLRECGPDGQWTTSNSSHTWRDHSQCNIDSQPEAQKKQMLILACFRVMYTVGYCVSLASLSLALIILLFFRKLHCTRNYIHTNLFASFILRAVSILSRDALLSRDTPEFRDNRDILEVLSDQAVSGCRVAQVLMQYCVGANYYWLLVEGLYLHNLLGMMVFSENRYFFGYLLIGWGTPVLFVVPWIIVRYLFENTMCWEVNEKMAHWWIIRTPILIAILVNFFIFIRIIQILVSKLRAHQMRYSDYKFRLAKSTLTLIPLLGIHEVVFAVLTEEHRDGILPNINLFFQLFFNSFQGLLVAILYCFINKEVQAEIKKKWQRWKLGMTDLEDLRNTGSNTPQVGASMPPCSQCPHPFPCQEASCLSAPPHPSAPPHPQLPLPHHYTHHQDQLGARQLKTYCCIPAHTQGGGGGGGGNEEKSCESYC comes from the exons ATGAAGGCCTCTGACACAttcctcatcctcttcctccttcacaGGACTCTG tgtgtgtcaGGGAGGACTGTGAAGGATACAGTTGAGGAATGGAACCGCTACAGGAAGGAATGTCTGCTCCAGATGAGTACGGAACCCAGACCCAAAG gaGTGTTTTGTGGTCGTATGTTTGACATGTACGCCTGCTGGTCAGATGGGAAACCAAACTCTACAGTCAAAGTGCCctgtccctggtacctgccctGGTACAACCAGG tgCGTAATGGCTTTGTGTTGCGGGAATGTGGTCCTGACGGTCAGTGGACGACCAGCAACTCCAGCCACACCTGGAGGGATCATTCTCAGTGCAACATTGATAGCCAACCGGAAGCtcag AAGAAGCAGATGCTGATCTTAGCCTGCTTCAGAGTCATGTACACAGTGGGTTACTGTGTTAGTCTGGCCAGTCTCTCACTGGCTCTGATTATTCTGTTGTTCTTCAG GAAGCTGCACTGCACCAGGAACTACATCCACACCAACCTGTTTGCATCGTTCATTCTGCGAGCTGTTTCCATCCTGAGCAGAGATGCTCTGCTGAGCAGAGACACTCCGGAGTTCAGAGACAACAGGGACATCTTGGAAGTGCTCAGTGATCAG GCAGTGTCTGGCTGCCGCGTGGCTCAGGTGCTGATGCAGTACTGTGTGGGAGCCAACTACTACTGGCTGCTGGTGGAAGGCCTGTATCTCCACAATCTGCTGGGGATGATGGTATTCTCCGAAAACCGCTACTTCTTTGGATACCTTCTCATTGGCTGGG GCACCCCAGTGTTATTTGTGGTTCCTTGGATTATTGTACGTTACCTGTTTGAAAACACAAT GTGTTGGGAGGTAAACGAGAAAATGGCGCACTGGTGGATAATCCGCACTCCCATTCTGATCGCCATTCTG GTGAACTTCTTCATCTTTATTCGCATCATCCAGATTCTTGTATCCAAACTGAGAGCCCATCAGATGAGATACTCCGACTACAAATTCAG ACTGGCCAAATCCACCCTGACCCTGATCCCTCTGCTGGGGATCCATGAAGTGGTCTTTGCAGTGTTGACAGAAGAACACAGGGATGGCATCCTCCCCAACATCAACCTCTTTTTCCAACTCTTCTTCAACTCTTTCCAG GGTTTATTAGTAGCCATCCTCTACTGTTTTATCAACAAGGAG GTGCAGGCAGAGATAAAGAAGAAATGGCAGAGGTGGAAGCTGGGGATGACTGACCTGGAAGACCTGAGAAACACTGGGAGCAACACGCCACAG GTTGGTGCCAGCATGCCACCATGTAGCCAGTGCCCCCATCCGTTTCCCTGCCAAGAGGCCAGCTGCCTCTCCGCTCCACCCCACCCCTCTGCTCCTCCTCACCCTCAGCTCCCACTTCCTCACCACTACACCCACCACCAGGACCAGCTGGGAGCCAGACAGCTGAAGACCTACTGCTGCATCCCTGCTCATACacagggtggaggaggaggaggaggaggaaatgagGAAAAGTCTTGCGAAAGCTACTGCTGA